The Quercus robur chromosome 7, dhQueRobu3.1, whole genome shotgun sequence genome has a segment encoding these proteins:
- the LOC126692928 gene encoding uncharacterized protein LOC126692928 isoform X5, whose protein sequence is MEDVKKRKVGEAVGNGETSSSSSEEEMRLLLDPLPKPQLVHLLSKLGSQYPSIAEEIRSIASADPVHRKLFVRGLAWNTTSETLCAGRLAVCNLACEGLSGASTTPDLAQRKLYIGGLSPNITSEELLKYFEKHGDIEEGSVAYDKDTNVSRGFGFVTYKTVEAAKKAIDDPNKILGGRNIIVKLADSHKGKSLQTQLPTAVVPMALPMAAGYPQPGNAHVSTTSVAYTYPQTVASYPVSSYPSPPTAPAPYQAQPQISYAPVTLKKESLGLPSTPMGIGCHLVWCVWKLFGGIR, encoded by the exons ATGGAGGACGTAAAGAAGAGAAAGGTGGGAGAAGCAGTGGGAAACGGAGagacatcatcatcatcatctgaagaAGAGATGCGTTTGTTGCTTGACCCTCTCCCTAAGCCCCAGCTCGtccatcttctctctaaact AGGCTCCCAATATCCTTCAATTGCAGAAGAAATTAGAAGTATTGCCAGTGCAGATCCTGTCCATCGAAAGCTTTTTGTTCGTGGCTTGGCCTGGAATACCACTTCAGAAACCTTGTGTGCT GGTCGATTAGCTGTTTGCAATCTCGCTTGTGAGGGCTTAAGCGGAGCAAGTACAACTCCTGATTTGGCCCAGAGGAAGCTCTACATTGGGGGCTTGTCACCAAACATTACTagtgaggagcttctcaaataTTTTGAGAAGCATGGTGACATAGAAGAAGGTTCAGTTGCATATGACAAGGATACAAATGTGTCTCG TGGGTTCGGTTTTGTTACATACAAGACTGTGGAGGCTGCGAAGAAGGCCATAGATGATCCAAACAAGATCCTTGGG GGGAGGAATATCATTGTGAAGCTTGCCGATTCCCACAAGGGAAAATCCTTGCAGACACAGTTACCCACAGCAGTGGTTCCAATGGCCTTACCAATGGCAGCTGGATACCCTCAGCCTGGAAATGCACATGTGAGCACCACTTCTGTTGCCTACACTTACCCTCAAACTGTAGCATCATACCCTGTTTCTTCTTACCCTAGTCCTCCTACTGCACCTGCTCCATACCAGGCACAACCGCAAATTTCCTATGCACCAGTCACCTTAAAGAAAGAATCCCTTGGACTCCCATCAACACCAATGGGAATTG GTTGTCACCTGGTTTGGTGCGTCTGGAAATTATTTGGTGGGATTAGGTGA
- the LOC126692928 gene encoding UBP1-associated protein 2C-like isoform X6 — MEDVKKRKVGEAVGNGETSSSSSEEEMRLLLDPLPKPQLVHLLSKLGSQYPSIAEEIRSIASADPVHRKLFVRGLAWNTTSETLCAAFQVHGEIEEGAVISDKTTGKSRGYGFITFKHMESAHNALKAPSKMIDGRLAVCNLACEGLSGASTTPDLAQRKLYIGGLSPNITSEELLKYFEKHGDIEEGSVAYDKDTNVSRGFGFVTYKTVEAAKKAIDDPNKILGGRNIIVKLADSHKGKSLQTQLPTAVVPMALPMAAGYPQPGNAHVVTWFGASGNYLVGLGDGNSLMA, encoded by the exons ATGGAGGACGTAAAGAAGAGAAAGGTGGGAGAAGCAGTGGGAAACGGAGagacatcatcatcatcatctgaagaAGAGATGCGTTTGTTGCTTGACCCTCTCCCTAAGCCCCAGCTCGtccatcttctctctaaact AGGCTCCCAATATCCTTCAATTGCAGAAGAAATTAGAAGTATTGCCAGTGCAGATCCTGTCCATCGAAAGCTTTTTGTTCGTGGCTTGGCCTGGAATACCACTTCAGAAACCTTGTGTGCT GCATTTCAAGTGCATGGAGAAATAGAGGAAGGTGCTGTGATCTCTGACAAAACAACAGGAAAATCACGTGGTTATGGTTTCATTACTTTCAAACATATGGAGTCAGCTCATAATGCATTGAAAGCACCTAGTAAAATGATTGAT GGTCGATTAGCTGTTTGCAATCTCGCTTGTGAGGGCTTAAGCGGAGCAAGTACAACTCCTGATTTGGCCCAGAGGAAGCTCTACATTGGGGGCTTGTCACCAAACATTACTagtgaggagcttctcaaataTTTTGAGAAGCATGGTGACATAGAAGAAGGTTCAGTTGCATATGACAAGGATACAAATGTGTCTCG TGGGTTCGGTTTTGTTACATACAAGACTGTGGAGGCTGCGAAGAAGGCCATAGATGATCCAAACAAGATCCTTGGG GGGAGGAATATCATTGTGAAGCTTGCCGATTCCCACAAGGGAAAATCCTTGCAGACACAGTTACCCACAGCAGTGGTTCCAATGGCCTTACCAATGGCAGCTGGATACCCTCAGCCTGGAAATGCACAT GTTGTCACCTGGTTTGGTGCGTCTGGAAATTATTTGGTGGGATTAGGTGATGGGAATTCGTTGATGGCATGA
- the LOC126692928 gene encoding UBP1-associated protein 2C-like isoform X3 encodes MEDVKKRKVGEAVGNGETSSSSSEEEMRLLLDPLPKPQLVHLLSKLGSQYPSIAEEIRSIASADPVHRKLFVRGLAWNTTSETLCAAFQVHGEIEEGAVISDKTTGKSRGYGFITFKHMESAHNALKAPSKMIDGRLAVCNLACEGLSGASTTPDLAQRKLYIGGLSPNITSEELLKYFEKHGDIEEGSVAYDKDTNVSRGFGFVTYKTVEAAKKAIDDPNKILGGRNIIVKLADSHKGKSLQTQLPTAVVPMALPMAAGYPQPGNAHAQPQISYAPVTLKKESLGLPSTPMGIGCHLVWCVWKLFGGIR; translated from the exons ATGGAGGACGTAAAGAAGAGAAAGGTGGGAGAAGCAGTGGGAAACGGAGagacatcatcatcatcatctgaagaAGAGATGCGTTTGTTGCTTGACCCTCTCCCTAAGCCCCAGCTCGtccatcttctctctaaact AGGCTCCCAATATCCTTCAATTGCAGAAGAAATTAGAAGTATTGCCAGTGCAGATCCTGTCCATCGAAAGCTTTTTGTTCGTGGCTTGGCCTGGAATACCACTTCAGAAACCTTGTGTGCT GCATTTCAAGTGCATGGAGAAATAGAGGAAGGTGCTGTGATCTCTGACAAAACAACAGGAAAATCACGTGGTTATGGTTTCATTACTTTCAAACATATGGAGTCAGCTCATAATGCATTGAAAGCACCTAGTAAAATGATTGAT GGTCGATTAGCTGTTTGCAATCTCGCTTGTGAGGGCTTAAGCGGAGCAAGTACAACTCCTGATTTGGCCCAGAGGAAGCTCTACATTGGGGGCTTGTCACCAAACATTACTagtgaggagcttctcaaataTTTTGAGAAGCATGGTGACATAGAAGAAGGTTCAGTTGCATATGACAAGGATACAAATGTGTCTCG TGGGTTCGGTTTTGTTACATACAAGACTGTGGAGGCTGCGAAGAAGGCCATAGATGATCCAAACAAGATCCTTGGG GGGAGGAATATCATTGTGAAGCTTGCCGATTCCCACAAGGGAAAATCCTTGCAGACACAGTTACCCACAGCAGTGGTTCCAATGGCCTTACCAATGGCAGCTGGATACCCTCAGCCTGGAAATGCACAT GCACAACCGCAAATTTCCTATGCACCAGTCACCTTAAAGAAAGAATCCCTTGGACTCCCATCAACACCAATGGGAATTG GTTGTCACCTGGTTTGGTGCGTCTGGAAATTATTTGGTGGGATTAGGTGA
- the LOC126692928 gene encoding UBP1-associated protein 2C-like isoform X1 produces MEDVKKRKVGEAVGNGETSSSSSEEEMRLLLDPLPKPQLVHLLSKLGSQYPSIAEEIRSIASADPVHRKLFVRGLAWNTTSETLCAAFQVHGEIEEGAVISDKTTGKSRGYGFITFKHMESAHNALKAPSKMIDGRLAVCNLACEGLSGASTTPDLAQRKLYIGGLSPNITSEELLKYFEKHGDIEEGSVAYDKDTNVSRGFGFVTYKTVEAAKKAIDDPNKILGGRNIIVKLADSHKGKSLQTQLPTAVVPMALPMAAGYPQPGNAHVSTTSVAYTYPQTVASYPVSSYPSPPTAPAPYQAQPQISYAPVTLKKESLGLPSTPMGIGCHLVWCVWKLFGGIR; encoded by the exons ATGGAGGACGTAAAGAAGAGAAAGGTGGGAGAAGCAGTGGGAAACGGAGagacatcatcatcatcatctgaagaAGAGATGCGTTTGTTGCTTGACCCTCTCCCTAAGCCCCAGCTCGtccatcttctctctaaact AGGCTCCCAATATCCTTCAATTGCAGAAGAAATTAGAAGTATTGCCAGTGCAGATCCTGTCCATCGAAAGCTTTTTGTTCGTGGCTTGGCCTGGAATACCACTTCAGAAACCTTGTGTGCT GCATTTCAAGTGCATGGAGAAATAGAGGAAGGTGCTGTGATCTCTGACAAAACAACAGGAAAATCACGTGGTTATGGTTTCATTACTTTCAAACATATGGAGTCAGCTCATAATGCATTGAAAGCACCTAGTAAAATGATTGAT GGTCGATTAGCTGTTTGCAATCTCGCTTGTGAGGGCTTAAGCGGAGCAAGTACAACTCCTGATTTGGCCCAGAGGAAGCTCTACATTGGGGGCTTGTCACCAAACATTACTagtgaggagcttctcaaataTTTTGAGAAGCATGGTGACATAGAAGAAGGTTCAGTTGCATATGACAAGGATACAAATGTGTCTCG TGGGTTCGGTTTTGTTACATACAAGACTGTGGAGGCTGCGAAGAAGGCCATAGATGATCCAAACAAGATCCTTGGG GGGAGGAATATCATTGTGAAGCTTGCCGATTCCCACAAGGGAAAATCCTTGCAGACACAGTTACCCACAGCAGTGGTTCCAATGGCCTTACCAATGGCAGCTGGATACCCTCAGCCTGGAAATGCACATGTGAGCACCACTTCTGTTGCCTACACTTACCCTCAAACTGTAGCATCATACCCTGTTTCTTCTTACCCTAGTCCTCCTACTGCACCTGCTCCATACCAGGCACAACCGCAAATTTCCTATGCACCAGTCACCTTAAAGAAAGAATCCCTTGGACTCCCATCAACACCAATGGGAATTG GTTGTCACCTGGTTTGGTGCGTCTGGAAATTATTTGGTGGGATTAGGTGA
- the LOC126692928 gene encoding UBP1-associated protein 2C-like isoform X4: protein MEDVKKRKVGEAVGNGETSSSSSEEEMRLLLDPLPKPQLVHLLSKLGSQYPSIAEEIRSIASADPVHRKLFVRGLAWNTTSETLCAAFQVHGEIEEGAVISDKTTGKSRGYGFITFKHMESAHNALKAPSKMIDGRLAVCNLACEGLSGASTTPDLAQRKLYIGGLSPNITSEELLKYFEKHGDIEEGSVAYDKDTNVSRGFGFVTYKTVEAAKKAIDDPNKILGGRNIIVKLADSHKGKSLQTQLPTAVVPMALPMAAGYPQPGNAHAQPQISYAPVTLKKESLGLPSTPMGIGGYPYYLSKQ from the exons ATGGAGGACGTAAAGAAGAGAAAGGTGGGAGAAGCAGTGGGAAACGGAGagacatcatcatcatcatctgaagaAGAGATGCGTTTGTTGCTTGACCCTCTCCCTAAGCCCCAGCTCGtccatcttctctctaaact AGGCTCCCAATATCCTTCAATTGCAGAAGAAATTAGAAGTATTGCCAGTGCAGATCCTGTCCATCGAAAGCTTTTTGTTCGTGGCTTGGCCTGGAATACCACTTCAGAAACCTTGTGTGCT GCATTTCAAGTGCATGGAGAAATAGAGGAAGGTGCTGTGATCTCTGACAAAACAACAGGAAAATCACGTGGTTATGGTTTCATTACTTTCAAACATATGGAGTCAGCTCATAATGCATTGAAAGCACCTAGTAAAATGATTGAT GGTCGATTAGCTGTTTGCAATCTCGCTTGTGAGGGCTTAAGCGGAGCAAGTACAACTCCTGATTTGGCCCAGAGGAAGCTCTACATTGGGGGCTTGTCACCAAACATTACTagtgaggagcttctcaaataTTTTGAGAAGCATGGTGACATAGAAGAAGGTTCAGTTGCATATGACAAGGATACAAATGTGTCTCG TGGGTTCGGTTTTGTTACATACAAGACTGTGGAGGCTGCGAAGAAGGCCATAGATGATCCAAACAAGATCCTTGGG GGGAGGAATATCATTGTGAAGCTTGCCGATTCCCACAAGGGAAAATCCTTGCAGACACAGTTACCCACAGCAGTGGTTCCAATGGCCTTACCAATGGCAGCTGGATACCCTCAGCCTGGAAATGCACAT GCACAACCGCAAATTTCCTATGCACCAGTCACCTTAAAGAAAGAATCCCTTGGACTCCCATCAACACCAATGGGAATTGGTGGGTACCCATATTACCTCTCCAAACAATAA
- the LOC126692928 gene encoding UBP1-associated protein 2C-like isoform X2 encodes MEDVKKRKVGEAVGNGETSSSSSEEEMRLLLDPLPKPQLVHLLSKLGSQYPSIAEEIRSIASADPVHRKLFVRGLAWNTTSETLCAAFQVHGEIEEGAVISDKTTGKSRGYGFITFKHMESAHNALKAPSKMIDGRLAVCNLACEGLSGASTTPDLAQRKLYIGGLSPNITSEELLKYFEKHGDIEEGSVAYDKDTNVSRGFGFVTYKTVEAAKKAIDDPNKILGGRNIIVKLADSHKGKSLQTQLPTAVVPMALPMAAGYPQPGNAHVSTTSVAYTYPQTVASYPVSSYPSPPTAPAPYQAQPQISYAPVTLKKESLGLPSTPMGIGGYPYYLSKQ; translated from the exons ATGGAGGACGTAAAGAAGAGAAAGGTGGGAGAAGCAGTGGGAAACGGAGagacatcatcatcatcatctgaagaAGAGATGCGTTTGTTGCTTGACCCTCTCCCTAAGCCCCAGCTCGtccatcttctctctaaact AGGCTCCCAATATCCTTCAATTGCAGAAGAAATTAGAAGTATTGCCAGTGCAGATCCTGTCCATCGAAAGCTTTTTGTTCGTGGCTTGGCCTGGAATACCACTTCAGAAACCTTGTGTGCT GCATTTCAAGTGCATGGAGAAATAGAGGAAGGTGCTGTGATCTCTGACAAAACAACAGGAAAATCACGTGGTTATGGTTTCATTACTTTCAAACATATGGAGTCAGCTCATAATGCATTGAAAGCACCTAGTAAAATGATTGAT GGTCGATTAGCTGTTTGCAATCTCGCTTGTGAGGGCTTAAGCGGAGCAAGTACAACTCCTGATTTGGCCCAGAGGAAGCTCTACATTGGGGGCTTGTCACCAAACATTACTagtgaggagcttctcaaataTTTTGAGAAGCATGGTGACATAGAAGAAGGTTCAGTTGCATATGACAAGGATACAAATGTGTCTCG TGGGTTCGGTTTTGTTACATACAAGACTGTGGAGGCTGCGAAGAAGGCCATAGATGATCCAAACAAGATCCTTGGG GGGAGGAATATCATTGTGAAGCTTGCCGATTCCCACAAGGGAAAATCCTTGCAGACACAGTTACCCACAGCAGTGGTTCCAATGGCCTTACCAATGGCAGCTGGATACCCTCAGCCTGGAAATGCACATGTGAGCACCACTTCTGTTGCCTACACTTACCCTCAAACTGTAGCATCATACCCTGTTTCTTCTTACCCTAGTCCTCCTACTGCACCTGCTCCATACCAGGCACAACCGCAAATTTCCTATGCACCAGTCACCTTAAAGAAAGAATCCCTTGGACTCCCATCAACACCAATGGGAATTGGTGGGTACCCATATTACCTCTCCAAACAATAA